One genomic region from Cydia strobilella chromosome 27, ilCydStro3.1, whole genome shotgun sequence encodes:
- the LOC134753444 gene encoding uncharacterized protein LOC134753444 translates to MLGITIRFLATGNTFRDMEFTEYRGRSTIGKIVREVCQAIWKSLLGKGIPSITKNLLEQIADEFFKNTNFPNCIGALDADEGLPLTNNIMRPYPGKHLTIQQRVFNYRLSRARRYVECTFGILANKWRIFHRPLNVQYNFATDIIKACGVIHNFVISRDGIKPSEELLIHDGFSDLHHSTNYISSTNPVNIRNEFCKYFSSDVGALTWQLSKI, encoded by the exons ATGTTGGGAATAACAATAAG gttTTTGGCGACTGGGAACACATTCAGAGATATGGAATTTACAGAATATCGTGGAAGAAGTACAATTGGAAAAATAGTTAGAGAAGTCTGTCAAGCTATATGGAAAAGCCTTCTAGGTAAAGGTATACCTAGTATAACAAAAAATCTACTAGAACAAATCGCGGACGagttttttaaaaacactaaCTTCCCCAATTGTATTGGGGCCCTGGATG CAGACGAAGGCTTACCTTTAACGAATAACATAATGCGTCCATATCCAGGAAAACACTTGACTATACAACAAAGAGTTTTTAATTATCGCTTGAGTCGCGCAAGAAGATACGTTGAATGTACTTTCGGTATTTTAGCTAATAAGTGGCGCATTTTTCACCGACCATTGAATGTCCAATATAACTTTGCAACAGATATCATAAAGGCATGTGGTGTTATTCACAATTTTGTTATTAGTAGAGATGGAATTAAACCATCTGAAGAACTACTGATTCACGACGGTTTTTCAGATTTACATCATTCAACAAATTATATATCCTCGACAAACCCAGTTAACATAAGAAATGAATTCTGTAAATACTTTTCTAGTGATGTGGGAGCCCTTACTTGGcaattaagtaaaatataa